Proteins encoded by one window of Prevotella nigrescens:
- a CDS encoding DUF6756 family protein translates to MVEAINSLDCKEDIIEVQNKEKDNIITAIMDKYVVGNPRVWWLAFKKNPKSFSYEDEFQYQRINQFFNDDEVCYLITELETIHVFKLSVRNIIKILGECSFFEYYITDLKIQNLLCETDHGDLLYL, encoded by the coding sequence TTGGTAGAAGCTATAAACTCTTTAGACTGTAAAGAGGATATTATAGAAGTCCAAAATAAAGAAAAGGATAATATCATAACTGCAATCATGGACAAGTATGTTGTTGGAAATCCCAGAGTTTGGTGGTTAGCTTTTAAAAAGAACCCTAAATCTTTTTCTTACGAGGACGAATTTCAATATCAAAGAATTAATCAATTTTTTAATGATGACGAAGTTTGTTATCTTATAACAGAGTTAGAAACAATCCATGTATTTAAATTATCAGTTAGAAATATTATTAAAATCTTAGGAGAATGTTCTTTCTTCGAATATTACATAACAGATTTAAAAATCCAAAATTTATTATGTGAAACAGATCACGGCGATTTACTCTATTTGTAA
- a CDS encoding ZIP family metal transporter codes for MIGTIFGLLIPLMGTVLGSAFVFFMRNEMPARLQKALLGFASGVMVAASIWSLIIPSMDMWADQGRLRIIPALIGFLIGIAFLLLIDYITPHLHIGSDKPEGPRTRLSRTAMLTFAVTIHNLPEGMAVGVVLAGALQMGSAISTTAAMAMAIGIAIQNIPEGAIISMPMREAGNSRLKSFIIGSLSGVVEPIGGILVILLASIITPALPYLLSFAAGAMFYVVVEELIPEASEGEHSNLSTIGFAIGFALMMTLDVVLG; via the coding sequence ATGATAGGAACAATATTTGGCTTATTAATACCACTAATGGGAACAGTTTTAGGTTCTGCTTTCGTATTTTTCATGCGCAACGAGATGCCTGCTCGTTTACAAAAGGCACTATTAGGTTTTGCTTCCGGAGTTATGGTGGCGGCATCTATTTGGTCGCTCATTATTCCGTCGATGGATATGTGGGCTGATCAAGGACGGTTACGTATAATTCCCGCCTTAATTGGTTTTCTTATTGGAATAGCTTTCTTGTTGCTCATCGATTATATAACTCCACACCTTCATATCGGAAGTGATAAACCAGAAGGACCTCGTACCAGGTTAAGTCGTACAGCTATGCTAACTTTTGCTGTTACTATTCATAATTTGCCAGAAGGTATGGCAGTTGGTGTTGTTTTAGCAGGCGCATTACAAATGGGCAGTGCTATTTCTACAACTGCAGCGATGGCAATGGCTATTGGCATTGCCATTCAGAATATTCCAGAAGGGGCAATTATTTCTATGCCAATGCGTGAAGCTGGCAATTCACGTTTGAAATCGTTTATAATTGGTTCGCTCAGCGGTGTTGTAGAACCTATTGGTGGTATACTTGTAATTCTTTTGGCAAGCATTATAACTCCAGCTTTACCTTATTTATTAAGTTTTGCTGCTGGTGCTATGTTTTATGTGGTTGTAGAAGAACTTATCCCAGAAGCTTCAGAAGGAGAACACTCCAACCTCTCTACAATTGGATTTGCAATTGGTTTTGCACTAATGATGACATTAGATGTTGTTTTAGGGTAG
- a CDS encoding cation diffusion facilitator family transporter, with translation METEYIETTKQEKRVRFVVLFTLFIVAIEVAVGVVSRSMALLGDAIHLMSHELILGLNWTAYILVRRLQNRQSERYDTNKILNLSAFTSGIFLLATAVFIVIEAFERLNGHTEHIINHNFAIIAAVIGLLANIVCARVMHDKNGMTDYNSHAVYLHLLSDILSKAGIVVGIVCAMLWDILWIDAAVAIISALIAAHWAKNLLWETGRILTRKENQE, from the coding sequence TTGGAAACAGAATATATAGAGACCACCAAACAAGAAAAACGAGTACGCTTTGTAGTACTTTTCACGTTGTTTATTGTAGCCATTGAAGTTGCTGTTGGTGTTGTTTCTCGTTCAATGGCACTTTTGGGCGATGCAATTCATCTAATGTCTCACGAGCTAATATTAGGATTGAATTGGACTGCGTATATTTTGGTGCGTCGTTTGCAAAATAGACAGTCGGAACGCTACGATACTAATAAGATATTGAATTTGTCTGCTTTCACAAGTGGAATATTTCTACTTGCAACAGCTGTATTTATCGTTATTGAAGCATTCGAACGTCTAAATGGGCATACAGAACATATTATAAACCATAACTTTGCCATTATTGCTGCTGTTATAGGACTATTGGCAAATATTGTTTGCGCGCGCGTGATGCACGATAAAAATGGAATGACCGACTATAATAGCCATGCTGTTTATCTGCATCTGCTGTCCGACATATTATCGAAAGCAGGCATAGTTGTCGGCATTGTTTGTGCTATGCTTTGGGATATTTTGTGGATTGACGCTGCTGTCGCCATTATTTCCGCACTTATTGCTGCTCATTGGGCAAAGAACTTGCTATGGGAAACAGGACGAATTCTGACGAGAAAAGAAAACCAAGAATAG
- a CDS encoding Cof-type HAD-IIB family hydrolase, with product MTIKAAFFDIDGTLISFKTHKIPQSTIDALTEAKQNGIKIFISTGRPVALITNIDAIKHLVDGYITFNGAYCFMGNREFLLSPIPDNDVKTMIDDAGKRDYCVAICGKREVIIYNYKKVFTDVFVNDLGVNNVDKSKTIADLKGQPILQMTPFFTEDEEKIIMPEISHCVSARWHPLFTDITVKGANKGNALITVATQLGLDIKECIAFGDGGNDLSILKAAGIGVAMGNGNDDVKAVADYVTASVDEDGIWNALKHFNAI from the coding sequence ATGACAATAAAGGCTGCATTTTTTGATATAGACGGTACGCTTATATCGTTTAAAACTCACAAAATTCCACAATCTACAATCGACGCTTTAACAGAGGCCAAACAGAATGGGATAAAGATATTTATTTCAACAGGTCGTCCTGTTGCACTCATTACTAATATTGATGCCATAAAACATTTGGTGGACGGATATATTACTTTTAATGGTGCCTACTGTTTTATGGGAAATCGTGAGTTTTTGCTTTCGCCTATTCCTGATAATGATGTGAAAACAATGATAGACGATGCTGGAAAACGCGATTATTGTGTTGCAATATGTGGGAAGAGAGAGGTAATAATATATAATTACAAAAAAGTTTTTACAGATGTTTTTGTAAATGATTTAGGTGTAAATAATGTAGACAAGAGTAAGACAATAGCAGATCTAAAAGGGCAGCCTATATTGCAAATGACTCCTTTCTTTACGGAAGATGAAGAAAAAATAATAATGCCTGAGATATCGCATTGCGTTTCGGCACGCTGGCACCCCTTATTTACCGATATTACTGTAAAAGGAGCTAACAAAGGGAATGCTTTAATTACAGTAGCAACGCAATTAGGACTTGATATTAAAGAATGTATTGCTTTCGGTGATGGTGGCAACGACCTTTCTATACTAAAAGCAGCGGGAATAGGTGTAGCTATGGGAAATGGGAACGATGATGTTAAAGCGGTTGCAGATTATGTTACAGCATCAGTAGATGAAGATGGAATTTGGAATGCATTGAAACATTTTAATGCTATATAG
- a CDS encoding C10 family peptidase, producing MKKTLTSLLLMLLLSPVSWAAPVKLSTASQTAKKFLQQYGKQLKGTNAVYAPRMNAQGPNATAPYYVFNAQDGKGFVIVSGDDRTSEILGYSTTTSFDINNMSENIRSFMDGMAQEISLLDKYHVKKTAKVPSKMEARTPVAPLVETLWDQDAPYSDLCPKDPYSTTGENLVTGCVATAMAQAMYKYKWPNEVMNTMNSYSCRVHENEAKYGSNKYKTVSVDGVPAGAKIDWANIETTYSASTSAEKKKAVAELMAYVGRSVKMQYDRAINGGSGTTAYSIAPAFNKYFNYNASFILREDYNLADFETRIYNEVAAGRPVVFCGQSTGGGHCFVLDGYDGKGYFHVNWGWGGSSNGYFKVAILNPENTAGIGASSTSDGYGMGQNAVIGLSPNTTEKPIALMLQPDITGVSKWQNTVSYTLSNFNNEAVSVQTGLGKIEDNGSVTPISHFTTMSVEPGYLKRSTVQITGLKTAGVYKVTPIQRPKDSNDKWFYDPYVYATVTIDNTGKTTELKFDNYGDFTKLRASNFYVTSSGVVGKMNNVNITVKNVGDHEVHTTVYLVYETTNAAGKTGRQIHSQAPVTVPAKGSIEIPMGFYADKVGEHKISLCVTEDYQNYQALGNGKVNVVNASTAKEKLGYSYSLNGATGSTIYDNRLAGSVKITNNGTAAFNDKLTIARVKADNNSDQEFGKSKDVSLQPGESTTIDFTFDNCAIGQHVLLITFIKGQKVDIKPGSYKYATIKKGIVVYNGDGSRQGYAPTSTVKIPENAAAVDLRGNSFTAVEGNNNPNILYYVDADKASATGLPAQNVIVDGKAAKVVLTDGNDFYCPAAFTADQITYTRKFDKASDGKTNYDGLYIPFTPTSISDGAKNLKWQIKDGEANDFYLMQFAGSNADNLKFVYANETFNCNVPYLMAVPQALVGKNITFSANNVQILDNATRFSSVNNENFIFTGISAKRTLTDNEYVLSSDAKSFELKPAATVNAFRAYIIGHDGLNKLNILFNNDFATGINGINNNETEIKTVYDLQGRRLPAESATKKGIYIINGKKVVVK from the coding sequence ATGAAAAAAACTTTGACGAGCCTGCTTCTTATGTTGTTGCTTTCGCCAGTATCGTGGGCAGCACCAGTGAAGCTAAGTACTGCAAGTCAGACTGCTAAAAAATTTCTACAGCAGTATGGCAAGCAATTAAAAGGTACAAATGCTGTCTATGCTCCGAGAATGAATGCGCAGGGACCAAATGCTACAGCTCCTTATTATGTGTTCAATGCTCAAGATGGCAAAGGATTTGTAATAGTGTCTGGTGACGATCGTACCTCAGAAATTCTTGGTTATAGTACAACAACAAGCTTCGACATTAACAATATGTCTGAAAACATAAGAAGCTTTATGGACGGAATGGCACAAGAAATCAGTCTGTTAGATAAATATCATGTAAAAAAGACTGCAAAGGTGCCAAGCAAGATGGAAGCAAGAACACCTGTTGCTCCATTGGTGGAAACATTGTGGGACCAAGATGCACCTTACAGTGATTTGTGTCCGAAAGACCCATATAGCACAACAGGCGAAAATCTTGTAACAGGCTGTGTCGCTACTGCAATGGCACAAGCCATGTATAAGTACAAGTGGCCAAACGAAGTAATGAATACAATGAATTCATATAGTTGTAGAGTTCATGAAAATGAGGCTAAATATGGTTCGAATAAATATAAAACTGTTTCTGTAGACGGTGTTCCTGCTGGAGCGAAAATTGATTGGGCAAATATCGAGACAACATATAGTGCAAGTACATCAGCAGAGAAGAAGAAAGCTGTTGCTGAATTGATGGCGTATGTTGGTCGCTCTGTTAAGATGCAATACGATAGAGCCATAAATGGTGGTTCAGGTACTACAGCTTACAGCATTGCTCCTGCTTTCAATAAATATTTCAACTACAATGCTTCTTTTATTCTTCGTGAAGACTATAATTTAGCTGATTTTGAAACAAGAATCTATAATGAAGTGGCAGCAGGACGTCCAGTTGTTTTCTGCGGTCAGTCTACAGGTGGTGGGCACTGTTTTGTTCTCGATGGTTATGATGGTAAAGGATATTTCCATGTAAATTGGGGCTGGGGTGGCTCTTCTAACGGATATTTTAAAGTAGCAATTCTTAATCCGGAAAATACTGCAGGTATTGGTGCAAGTTCTACTTCTGATGGGTATGGTATGGGACAGAATGCCGTTATTGGTCTATCTCCAAATACCACAGAAAAACCTATCGCTTTAATGTTGCAGCCAGATATTACAGGTGTATCAAAATGGCAAAATACAGTTTCGTACACATTATCTAACTTTAACAACGAGGCTGTAAGTGTTCAAACAGGTTTAGGTAAGATAGAAGATAACGGCAGTGTAACTCCAATCTCTCATTTTACAACTATGTCTGTAGAGCCTGGTTATTTAAAAAGAAGTACCGTTCAGATTACAGGTCTAAAAACTGCAGGTGTATACAAAGTAACACCTATTCAGCGTCCAAAGGATTCTAATGATAAGTGGTTCTATGACCCATACGTGTATGCAACTGTAACAATTGACAACACAGGTAAGACTACCGAATTGAAATTTGATAATTATGGAGATTTCACTAAATTGAGAGCTTCAAACTTCTATGTAACATCAAGTGGCGTTGTTGGTAAAATGAACAATGTAAATATTACTGTGAAGAATGTAGGCGACCATGAAGTGCATACAACTGTTTATTTGGTTTATGAAACAACAAATGCTGCAGGAAAGACAGGAAGGCAAATCCATTCACAAGCACCAGTTACTGTTCCTGCAAAGGGCAGCATAGAAATTCCAATGGGCTTCTATGCTGATAAGGTTGGCGAACACAAAATTTCTTTATGTGTAACAGAAGATTACCAGAACTATCAGGCACTTGGCAATGGTAAAGTTAATGTTGTAAATGCATCTACCGCAAAAGAAAAGTTAGGTTATAGCTATTCTTTGAATGGTGCTACAGGTTCAACTATATACGATAATAGACTTGCCGGTAGTGTTAAGATTACAAATAACGGAACTGCTGCATTTAACGACAAATTAACAATAGCAAGAGTAAAAGCTGATAACAATTCTGACCAAGAGTTTGGTAAATCTAAAGATGTTTCACTCCAACCAGGCGAATCAACTACAATTGATTTCACATTCGATAATTGTGCAATTGGTCAGCATGTGTTACTTATAACATTTATTAAAGGTCAAAAGGTAGATATTAAGCCTGGTTCATATAAATATGCAACAATCAAGAAAGGTATTGTTGTTTATAACGGTGATGGTTCACGACAAGGTTATGCTCCTACTTCTACCGTTAAAATCCCCGAAAATGCAGCTGCAGTAGATTTGCGTGGCAATTCTTTCACAGCAGTTGAAGGAAACAACAATCCAAACATATTATACTATGTAGATGCCGATAAGGCTTCTGCAACAGGATTGCCAGCACAAAATGTCATTGTAGACGGTAAAGCTGCAAAAGTTGTTCTAACTGATGGTAACGATTTCTATTGTCCGGCAGCATTTACTGCAGACCAAATTACTTATACACGTAAATTCGACAAGGCTTCTGATGGTAAGACAAATTACGATGGTCTTTATATTCCATTTACTCCAACCTCTATTTCTGATGGAGCAAAGAATTTGAAATGGCAGATTAAAGATGGTGAAGCTAACGATTTTTACCTAATGCAGTTTGCAGGTTCTAATGCAGATAATTTGAAATTTGTTTATGCTAACGAAACATTCAACTGCAATGTTCCTTACTTGATGGCTGTTCCTCAGGCTCTCGTAGGAAAGAACATAACTTTCAGCGCAAATAACGTTCAGATCCTTGATAACGCTACACGTTTCAGCTCTGTAAACAATGAAAACTTCATTTTTACAGGTATTTCTGCAAAGAGAACATTGACAGATAACGAATATGTACTCTCTTCTGATGCTAAGTCATTTGAGTTGAAACCGGCAGCAACAGTTAATGCTTTCCGTGCATATATTATCGGTCATGATGGTCTGAATAAACTTAATATCTTGTTTAACAATGATTTTGCAACAGGTATTAACGGTATCAATAACAACGAAACTGAAATAAAGACTGTTTATGACCTTCAAGGTCGCCGTCTCCCGGCTGAGTCTGCAACTAAGAAGGGTATTTATATCATCAACGGCAAGAAAGTTGTTGTGAAATAA
- a CDS encoding EFR1 family ferrodoxin (N-terminal region resembles flavodoxins. C-terminal ferrodoxin region binds two 4Fe-4S clusters.), whose translation MIFYFSGTGNSRWAAKLLGQCLNERIVSMNKTAETNTKIVLTNDEVVGFVFPVHGWRVPRIVSDFMRTLEFHEGDLQNKKGHYTFCLLTAGDTIGRTMERFARELKEVKSETTLELNAVESVIMPESYVGLPGMDVDKPEKELEKIKSAEKAIVRFASIVKGRELSQDNFPLGWKDLERGPIPGFFSGPVGGFFTRYLITDKPFKVDRKKCIRCGICAEVCPVEDIEGGKGREPKWKHNGKCLTCFACYHHCPIHAIEYGNRTKHKGQYFFGRRDG comes from the coding sequence ATGATTTTCTATTTCTCAGGCACAGGAAACAGTCGCTGGGCTGCTAAATTGTTAGGACAATGTCTCAACGAACGTATTGTCTCTATGAACAAAACTGCCGAAACGAATACGAAGATTGTCTTGACAAACGACGAGGTCGTTGGTTTTGTTTTCCCTGTCCATGGCTGGAGAGTGCCTCGCATTGTATCCGACTTTATGCGTACTCTTGAATTTCACGAGGGGGATTTGCAGAACAAGAAAGGTCATTATACCTTTTGTTTGCTAACAGCGGGCGACACTATCGGGCGTACTATGGAGCGTTTTGCAAGAGAATTGAAAGAGGTAAAGTCTGAAACAACATTAGAATTAAATGCTGTCGAATCGGTAATAATGCCAGAATCGTACGTCGGATTGCCCGGAATGGATGTGGATAAACCTGAAAAGGAATTGGAGAAAATAAAGTCTGCCGAGAAAGCAATCGTCCGTTTTGCGTCGATTGTTAAAGGAAGAGAACTTAGCCAAGATAACTTTCCCTTAGGTTGGAAAGATTTGGAACGTGGTCCCATACCAGGCTTCTTTTCCGGACCAGTGGGAGGTTTCTTTACCCGTTACCTTATTACGGACAAACCTTTCAAAGTGGACAGAAAGAAATGTATTCGGTGTGGAATATGCGCAGAGGTTTGTCCGGTAGAAGATATAGAAGGAGGAAAAGGAAGAGAACCAAAGTGGAAGCATAATGGAAAATGCCTGACTTGCTTTGCATGTTACCACCATTGTCCGATCCATGCTATTGAATACGGCAACAGAACGAAACATAAAGGACAGTATTTCTTTGGAAGAAGAGATGGATAA
- a CDS encoding M6 family metalloprotease domain-containing protein: protein MKKLLLTFCLIVTAVVARAAKADPTPFTVIQPDGTKLTLVLHGDEHFSWTSTLDGVLVAKKDKGYYVAKIAPDGTLEATDLLAHNADVRTTAEIKTAKAQKKAFFFKNAARKVTAARRAIGIGQSSVPYFPHVGSPKVLTVLVDFSDNPFTVKDPKASFEQYLNGEGKPVSLGTNEQLNYGSVRQYFKDMSNGKFTPQFGIVGPYRMPKPLAYYGKDAGSSHDVNITELIKDACEAAKGQVDLKDYDSNDDKIIDLVYVVYAGYAQSMGGNLATDIWPKSSVSYGSIALDGYTIGRYGVSNELNANRTSPKKEGKVVKMINGIGLFCHEFSHTMGLPDFYPIATEAQIDNQGMEYWDLMDGGEYTNNGFSPTPYTPWEKEVMGWTSLRTLKDAATDVTLQPDEAWKIESDNSDEYLIVHNIQKKGWHTGIAKLGHGMLVYRVNYGKDKVNMYDRVNDTPGKPGMTIVPADGMLYSSYTAKTDEERKRYRTSHAGDPFPGTNNASELLEVQLNLSTLKKPLYNIKENSEAQTVTFDYLKKSDPTGISTVSTNGKATDDRIYTLDGRYVGTAPAALPKGIYIKGGKKFVK, encoded by the coding sequence ATGAAAAAACTATTACTCACATTTTGCCTGATTGTTACTGCAGTCGTTGCAAGGGCAGCTAAAGCTGACCCTACTCCATTTACAGTAATTCAGCCCGATGGCACTAAACTTACATTAGTATTGCACGGAGACGAACACTTCAGTTGGACTTCCACGCTCGACGGCGTATTGGTTGCCAAGAAAGACAAAGGCTATTATGTTGCGAAGATTGCTCCTGACGGCACATTGGAAGCTACGGACTTACTGGCTCACAATGCCGATGTCCGCACCACAGCCGAAATAAAGACGGCAAAGGCACAAAAGAAAGCTTTCTTCTTCAAGAACGCTGCCCGGAAGGTAACAGCAGCCAGGCGTGCGATTGGCATTGGACAGTCTTCGGTTCCTTACTTCCCACACGTTGGCAGTCCGAAAGTATTAACAGTCTTGGTAGACTTCAGCGACAACCCCTTTACGGTAAAGGATCCCAAGGCAAGTTTCGAGCAATACCTTAACGGAGAAGGCAAGCCTGTATCGTTAGGCACCAATGAACAGCTGAACTACGGCAGCGTCCGCCAGTACTTCAAAGACATGAGCAACGGAAAATTCACTCCACAATTTGGTATAGTCGGTCCATATCGCATGCCAAAACCTCTCGCCTATTATGGCAAAGATGCAGGTTCTTCTCACGATGTGAACATTACGGAACTAATAAAAGATGCCTGCGAGGCTGCAAAAGGTCAGGTAGACTTGAAAGACTACGACAGCAACGACGACAAAATCATAGACTTGGTCTATGTTGTCTATGCGGGTTATGCGCAGTCGATGGGTGGAAATTTAGCTACGGATATCTGGCCCAAGTCGTCGGTCTCATACGGAAGCATCGCCCTTGATGGTTATACCATAGGGCGTTATGGTGTCAGCAACGAACTGAATGCCAACAGAACTTCGCCTAAAAAAGAAGGGAAAGTTGTAAAAATGATTAATGGCATAGGTCTATTCTGCCACGAATTTTCGCACACGATGGGACTGCCCGACTTCTATCCGATTGCCACAGAAGCACAAATTGACAACCAAGGCATGGAATACTGGGACCTGATGGACGGTGGAGAATACACCAACAACGGCTTCTCGCCCACTCCCTATACGCCGTGGGAAAAGGAAGTCATGGGCTGGACGTCGCTAAGAACACTGAAAGATGCTGCTACGGACGTTACGCTGCAACCCGACGAAGCATGGAAAATAGAGAGCGACAACAGCGACGAGTATCTCATTGTGCACAACATTCAGAAGAAAGGCTGGCACACGGGAATAGCCAAGTTAGGGCACGGAATGCTTGTCTACCGCGTGAACTACGGTAAGGACAAGGTGAACATGTACGACCGTGTGAACGACACTCCCGGCAAACCGGGCATGACGATTGTTCCCGCCGATGGAATGTTGTACTCAAGCTACACGGCAAAAACAGACGAAGAACGAAAAAGATACAGAACAAGCCATGCCGGCGACCCATTCCCGGGCACGAACAATGCCTCCGAATTGCTGGAAGTACAGCTCAATCTGAGTACTTTAAAGAAGCCTCTATATAATATAAAGGAGAACTCAGAGGCACAGACCGTTACTTTCGACTATCTGAAGAAGTCGGACCCCACAGGCATCAGCACGGTTTCTACCAATGGAAAAGCAACCGACGACAGAATTTACACCCTCGACGGACGATACGTAGGTACAGCCCCCGCTGCCTTGCCGAAAGGTATATATATAAAAGGTGGAAAAAAGTTTGTAAAGTAA
- the rodA gene encoding rod shape-determining protein RodA — protein MAGNYKSNKQPGVLRSLDWWTIGIYLALLSFGWVSVCGASYTYGDTDILSLSSRSGMQIVWIGTSICLGFVLLMMDDRVYDTFAYVVYALLLLLLFLTIFNPHSIKGSRSWIVLGPLRLQPAEFAKFATALAIAKFMSAYGFTISNWKHLAAAAGIIFLPMLCIVGQRETGSALVYLSFFLMFYREGMPGSFLFTGVAMIVYFVVGVKYDDVMLWDTPTSVGKFCVLLLVQMFSAGMVWTYLRSKEKARKILLFSLGVTLLCLLFSEFVIPFDVVWVQLIISAGMIGYLVYNALSTRISHYFFIALFAVGSIAFFYSASYVLNDVMQPHQRVRINVLLGLDEDLAGAGYNVHQSEIAIGSGGLQGKGFLNGTQTKLNFVPEQDTDFIFCTVGEEEGFLGSAAVLLLFLALILRLMYVAERQPFKFGRVYGYCVAGIFLFHVFINVGMVLGLTPVIGIPLPFFSYGGSSLWGFTLLLFIFLRIDAGRNLIRQ, from the coding sequence GTGGCAGGTAATTATAAATCGAACAAACAACCAGGCGTTCTGCGTTCACTGGACTGGTGGACGATAGGAATTTATTTGGCATTGCTTTCTTTTGGCTGGGTTAGTGTCTGTGGTGCGAGTTACACTTATGGCGATACCGACATTTTGTCGCTGTCGTCGCGTTCTGGCATGCAGATTGTCTGGATCGGCACTTCCATTTGTCTTGGCTTTGTATTATTGATGATGGACGACCGTGTCTACGATACGTTTGCCTATGTTGTTTATGCGTTGTTGCTGCTGTTGTTGTTCCTCACAATTTTCAATCCGCATTCCATAAAGGGCTCGCGTTCCTGGATCGTTTTAGGTCCGTTGCGCCTGCAGCCTGCGGAGTTTGCCAAGTTCGCAACGGCTCTGGCTATTGCAAAATTCATGTCGGCATATGGTTTTACCATCTCCAACTGGAAGCATCTGGCTGCTGCTGCAGGCATAATCTTCTTGCCGATGTTGTGTATCGTAGGGCAGCGCGAGACGGGTTCCGCACTTGTTTATCTGTCGTTCTTCCTGATGTTCTACCGTGAGGGAATGCCTGGTTCGTTCCTTTTCACGGGTGTCGCAATGATAGTTTATTTTGTTGTAGGCGTGAAATACGATGATGTCATGCTGTGGGACACGCCTACGTCCGTGGGAAAGTTCTGTGTGCTGCTGCTTGTGCAGATGTTCAGTGCAGGAATGGTGTGGACATATTTGCGCAGCAAGGAAAAGGCGAGAAAGATTCTTTTGTTCTCTCTTGGCGTCACTCTGCTCTGCCTTTTATTCTCCGAATTTGTCATACCGTTCGATGTTGTCTGGGTACAACTCATCATTTCTGCAGGTATGATAGGCTATTTGGTCTATAACGCACTGAGCACACGCATTAGTCATTACTTTTTTATTGCTTTATTTGCTGTTGGTTCCATTGCGTTCTTTTATTCTGCAAGCTATGTTCTGAACGATGTAATGCAACCCCACCAGCGTGTGCGAATTAATGTTCTGTTAGGATTGGACGAAGACCTTGCGGGTGCTGGTTACAATGTGCATCAAAGCGAAATTGCTATTGGTTCGGGCGGATTGCAAGGAAAAGGTTTCCTAAATGGTACACAGACGAAGCTGAATTTCGTGCCGGAACAGGACACTGACTTTATATTTTGTACCGTAGGCGAAGAAGAAGGCTTCCTTGGTTCAGCTGCAGTTCTGTTGTTATTCTTGGCTTTAATTCTTCGGTTGATGTATGTGGCAGAGCGACAGCCTTTCAAGTTTGGCAGGGTCTATGGTTATTGCGTGGCTGGAATTTTCCTTTTCCATGTGTTTATCAATGTGGGAATGGTGCTTGGTCTGACGCCGGTCATTGGCATTCCGCTGCCATTTTTCAGTTACGGAGGCTCTTCGCTCTGGGGTTTTACGCTGTTGCTTTTCATTTTCCTGCGTATTGATGCGGGGCGGAATTTAATACGTCAGTAG